A window of the Brassica napus cultivar Da-Ae unplaced genomic scaffold, Da-Ae ScsIHWf_913;HRSCAF=1296, whole genome shotgun sequence genome harbors these coding sequences:
- the LOC125606635 gene encoding uncharacterized protein LOC125606635: MASLHSLAAVSVIDTKGTVHTWSCSSTLRPLSSLRFKPSELSIFPNHRKGKGGAIKAQSKEASLPVGEGDALTSIKHLLLPVIDRNPYLSEGTRQAAATTTSLANKYGADITVVVIDEEKRESSSEHDTQVSNIRWHLAQGGFEEFKLLERLGEGKKATAVIGEVADELGTELVVMSMEAIHSKFIDANLLAEFIPCPVLLLPL; encoded by the exons ATGGCATCTCTCCACTCCCTCGCCGCCGTTTCTGTAATCGACACTAAAGGAACAGTACATACTTGGTCTTGTTCATCAACTCTCCGCCCTCTTTCATCTCTACGATTTAAACCCAGCGAGCTCTCAATATTCCCAAACCATCGCAAAGGCAAAG GGGGAGCAATAAAGGCGCAGTCGAAAGAAGCAAGTCTTCCTGTGGGAGAGGGAGATGCATTAACTAGTATCAAGCATCTTCTCCTGCCTGTGATTGATCGCAATCCTTATCTCTCTGAAGGCACCCGACAG GCTGCTGCTACAACAACTAGTTTGGCAAACAAGTATGGAGCTGATATCACTGTtgtag TCATagatgaagaaaaaagagagtCTTCTTCGGAGCACGATACTCAAGTATCCAACATCCGGTGGCATCTAGCACAAGGTGGTTTCGAGGAGTTCAAGCTGTTGGAGAGGCTTGGGGAAGGGAAAAAGGCGACGGCCGTTATAGGAGAGGTGGCGGATGAGCTCGGGACGGAGCTGGTAGTGATGAGCATGGAAGCCATCCACTCCAAGTTCATCGACGCCAATTTGCTTGCTGAGTTCATCCCCTGCCCCGTCCTCCTCTTGCccttatga
- the LOC125606634 gene encoding ribosomal RNA small subunit methyltransferase F-like isoform X1: MSKQLELPESFVRFLEANDIDPSIYNEGDSLPRYVRLKPGFEDVVQEIESEINCKMEQLNWLPGFYSIPPHVHIARSKAYQQGKMYGIDAASGAAVSALGISPGDHVLDLCAAPGAKLCMMLDLLGDKGTATGVDVARHRLSACRTMLQKYGLGERSRLFLADGTTFSLPPTTNLPCGSCDEETFKQWTSRRPYKERKQVAKTRNNFVLPLHAHPEIVFYGHNSGVIGLPKKELFRPLDQNDCANRGYDKVLVDAECTHDGSIKHIQKFEQWGWTTLERRVLDAERTDTNLTALQLNLLRNGFRLLKQGGILVYSTCSLTHAQNEDVVDQFLAESSSAELQEIEMAKEWPCRSGRTPKTVRFDPSTSATSGLFVAKIKKMAPEKNVL; this comes from the exons ATGTCGAAGCAGCTGGAGTTGCCGGAGAGTTTCGTTAGGTTTTTAGAGGCGAATGACATTGATCCTTCAATCTATAATGAAGGAGATTCACTTCCACGCTATGTAAG GTTGAAACCTGGGTTCGAGGATGTTGTCCAAGAGATTGAATCTGAAATTAACTGCAAGATGGAGCAGCTGAATTGGCTGCCTGGATTTTACTCAATTCCTCCACATGTTCATATAGCGAGGTCCAAGGCGTATCAGCAAGGcaag ATGTACGGAATAGACGCAGCTTCGGGTGCTGCTGTTTCAGCTCTTGGTATCTCCCCAGGAGACCATGTCTTGGATCTTTGTGCTGCTCCTG GTGCTAAACTGTGTATGATGCTAGACCTACTGGGTGACAAGGGCACTGCAACAGGTGTCGATGTTGCAAGGCATCGCCTCTCTGCCTGCAGAACAATGCTTCAGAAATATGGTCTCGGTGAAAGGAGTCGTCTTTTCCTTGCTGATGGAACTACTTTCTCACTTCCACCCACCACAAACCTTCCTT GTGGGTCATGTGATGAAGAAACATTCAAGCAGTGGACTTCTCGTAGACCTTACAAAGAAAGGAAACAAGTAGCCAAGACCAGGAATAACTTTGTTTTGCCGCTTCATGCTCACCCGGAAATTGTTTTCTACGGACACAACTCCGGAGTAATTGGGCTACCAAAGAAGGAGCTTTTTAGACCCCTTGACCAAAATGATTGCGCAAATCGTGGGTATGACAAG GTTCTTGTAGACGCAGAGTGCACACATGACGGTTCAATCAAGCATATCCAGAAATTTGAACAATGGGGTTGGACAACCTTGGAACGCCGTGTACTTGATGCTGAGAGAACCGATACAAACTTGACTGCTCTTCAG TTAAATCTACTGAGAAATGGATTCAGATTGTTGAAACAAGGTGGCATTCTTGTATACAGCACCTGCAG TTTGACGCATGCCCAAAACGAAGATGTGGTGGATCAGTTCCTTGCTGAAAGCTCCTCTGCAG AGCTGCAGGAGATTGAAATGGCCAAGGAATGGCCGTGTAGAAGTGGACGCACTCCAAAAACAGTGCGTTTCGACCCTTCCACCTCAGCAACCAGCGGCCTCTTTGTTGCCAAAATCAAGAAAATGGCACCAGAGAAGAATGTGTTATGA
- the LOC125606634 gene encoding ribosomal RNA small subunit methyltransferase F-like isoform X2: protein MTLILQSIMKEIHFHAMLKPGFEDVVQEIESEINCKMEQLNWLPGFYSIPPHVHIARSKAYQQGKMYGIDAASGAAVSALGISPGDHVLDLCAAPGAKLCMMLDLLGDKGTATGVDVARHRLSACRTMLQKYGLGERSRLFLADGTTFSLPPTTNLPCGSCDEETFKQWTSRRPYKERKQVAKTRNNFVLPLHAHPEIVFYGHNSGVIGLPKKELFRPLDQNDCANRGYDKVLVDAECTHDGSIKHIQKFEQWGWTTLERRVLDAERTDTNLTALQLNLLRNGFRLLKQGGILVYSTCSLTHAQNEDVVDQFLAESSSAELQEIEMAKEWPCRSGRTPKTVRFDPSTSATSGLFVAKIKKMAPEKNVL from the exons ATGACATTGATCCTTCAATCTATAATGAAGGAGATTCACTTCCACGCTAT GTTGAAACCTGGGTTCGAGGATGTTGTCCAAGAGATTGAATCTGAAATTAACTGCAAGATGGAGCAGCTGAATTGGCTGCCTGGATTTTACTCAATTCCTCCACATGTTCATATAGCGAGGTCCAAGGCGTATCAGCAAGGcaag ATGTACGGAATAGACGCAGCTTCGGGTGCTGCTGTTTCAGCTCTTGGTATCTCCCCAGGAGACCATGTCTTGGATCTTTGTGCTGCTCCTG GTGCTAAACTGTGTATGATGCTAGACCTACTGGGTGACAAGGGCACTGCAACAGGTGTCGATGTTGCAAGGCATCGCCTCTCTGCCTGCAGAACAATGCTTCAGAAATATGGTCTCGGTGAAAGGAGTCGTCTTTTCCTTGCTGATGGAACTACTTTCTCACTTCCACCCACCACAAACCTTCCTT GTGGGTCATGTGATGAAGAAACATTCAAGCAGTGGACTTCTCGTAGACCTTACAAAGAAAGGAAACAAGTAGCCAAGACCAGGAATAACTTTGTTTTGCCGCTTCATGCTCACCCGGAAATTGTTTTCTACGGACACAACTCCGGAGTAATTGGGCTACCAAAGAAGGAGCTTTTTAGACCCCTTGACCAAAATGATTGCGCAAATCGTGGGTATGACAAG GTTCTTGTAGACGCAGAGTGCACACATGACGGTTCAATCAAGCATATCCAGAAATTTGAACAATGGGGTTGGACAACCTTGGAACGCCGTGTACTTGATGCTGAGAGAACCGATACAAACTTGACTGCTCTTCAG TTAAATCTACTGAGAAATGGATTCAGATTGTTGAAACAAGGTGGCATTCTTGTATACAGCACCTGCAG TTTGACGCATGCCCAAAACGAAGATGTGGTGGATCAGTTCCTTGCTGAAAGCTCCTCTGCAG AGCTGCAGGAGATTGAAATGGCCAAGGAATGGCCGTGTAGAAGTGGACGCACTCCAAAAACAGTGCGTTTCGACCCTTCCACCTCAGCAACCAGCGGCCTCTTTGTTGCCAAAATCAAGAAAATGGCACCAGAGAAGAATGTGTTATGA
- the LOC125606638 gene encoding ferredoxin--NADP reductase, leaf isozyme 1, chloroplastic-like, with the protein MIKLVISLLPLLIKHGCCCYRCCSLISIIKVVVVSPHKNILRWIFLNNESTREACSYGGRVKAQVTTEVPVKVVKESKKQEEGIVVNKFKPKDPYTGRCLLNTRITGDDAPGETWHIVFTTQGEVPYREGQSIGVIPEGIDKNGKPHKLRLYSIASSAIGDFGDSKTVRAFPPLTSDLKPGDEAKITGPVGKEMLMPKDPNATIIMLATGTGIAPFRSFLWKMFFEEHEDYKFNGLAWLFLGVPTSSSLLYKEEFEKMKEKNPENFRLDFAVSREQTNDKGEKMYIQTRMAEYAQELWELLKKDNTFVYMCGLKGMEKGIDWLEYKKQLKRSEQWNVEVY; encoded by the exons ATGATAAAGCT AGTTATATCCCTTCTTCCATTATTGATCAAACATGGCTGCTGCTGCTATAGGTGCTGCAGTCTCATTTCCATCATCAAAGTCGTCGTTGTCTCTCCCCACAAAAACATCCTTCGTTGGATTTTCCTCAACAACGAG AGCACACGGGAGGCGTGTAGTTATGGGGGAAGAGTGAAGGCTCAGGTGACAACAGAGGTGCCAGTGAAAGTAGTCAAGGAGTCAAAGAAACAGGAAGAAGGAATAGTTGTCAACAAATTCAAACCAAAGGACCCTTACACTGGTCGATGCCTCTTGAACACCAGGATCACTGGCGATGATGCTCCCGGTGAGACCTGGCACATTGTCTTCACCACCCAAG GTGAGGTTCCATACAGAGAAGGGCAATCGATAGGAGTGATTCCAGAAGGAATTGACAAGAACGGGAAGCCCCACAAGCTGAGGTTATACTCTATAGCCAGCAGTGCcattggtgactttggagaCTCCAAAACCGTGAGAGCTTTTCCCCCTCTGACTA GCGACTTGAAGCCGGGTGATGAGGCAAAGATCACTGGACCAGTTGGAAAGGAAATGCTTATGCCTAAAGACCCAAATGCCACCATCATCATG CTTGCAACAGGAACTGGAATAGCTCCATTTAGATCATTTTTGTGGAAAATGTTCTTTGAGGAGCACGAGGACTACAAG TTCAATGGTTTGGCGTGGCTCTTCTTGGGTGTACCCACAAGCAGCTCACTGCTCTACAAGGAG GAGTTTGAgaagatgaaggagaagaaTCCGGAAAACTTCAGGCTGGACTTTGCGGTGAGCAGGGAGCAGACTAACGACAAGGGAGAGAAAATGTACATACAGACAAGAATGGCAGAGTATGCACAAGAGCTGTGGGAGTTGCTGAAGAAAGACAACACATTTGTTTACATGTGTGGCCTCAAGGGTATGGAGAAAG GGATCGATTGGTTAGAGTACAAGAAGCAATTGAAGAGGAGTGAGCAGTGGAATGTGGAAGTTTACTAA
- the LOC125606630 gene encoding uncharacterized protein LOC125606630 translates to MADIVKQILAKPIQLSDQVVKAADEASSFKQECAEVKAKTEKLAGLLRQAARASSDLYERPTRRIIDDTEQMLDKAFSLVLKCRGNGIMKRVFTIIPAAAFRKMSAQLENSISDVSWLLRVSAPAEDRGDAGYLGLPPIAANEPILCLIWEQIALLHTGSLEDRSDAAASLVSLARDNDRYTKLIIEEGGVGPLLKLLKEGKPEGQENAARALGLLGRDPESVEHMIHGGACSVFGKVLKEGPMKVQAVVAWATSELVSNHPKCQDMFAQHNAIRLLVGHLAFETVQEHSKYAIVNNKATSIHHALVLAKENPLSKAVDDDHTSIPHPTGKQMPNQMHSVVVNSMANPPKKSTTLHSKAAGAVVKPPCNLHQHQNSTSKTRELEDSATKSQMKAMAARALWKLAKGNSTICKSITESRALLCFAVLIDKGNEEVRYNSAMALMEITAVAEQDADLRRSAFKPNSPACKAVVDQVLKIIEIADSELLIPCMRTIGNLARTFRATESRMIGPLVKLLDEREPEVTGEAAVALTKFACTENYLHKDHSRSIIEAGGGKHLVQLAYFGESGVQIPALELLCYIALNVPDSEQLAKDEVLAVLEWASKQSWVTQLESLEALLQEAKGRLDLYQSKGSRGFNFN, encoded by the coding sequence ATGGCGGATATCGTGAAGCAAATCTTAGCGAAGCCGATCCAACTGTCAGACCAGGTGGTGAAAGCGGCGGATGAGGCAAGCTCGTTCAAGCAGGAGTGCGCGGAAGTGAAGGCGAAGACGGAGAAGCTTGCTGGTCTTCTCCGGCAGGCAGCGCGCGCAAGTTCGGATCTGTACGAGCGGCCGACGCGGCGTATAATCGACGACACGGAGCAGATGCTGGACAAGGCATTCTCCCTGGTGCTCAAGTGCCGAGGGAACGGGATCATGAAGCGCGTCTTCACCATCATCCCCGCCGCCGCCTTCCGCAAGATGTCTGCTCAGTTGGAGAACTCCATCAGTGACGTTTCCTGGCTCCTCCGCGTCTCCGCTCCCGCTGAGGATCGCGGCGACGCTGGTTACCTCGGCCTTCCTCCCATCGCCGCCAACGAGCCCATCCTCTGCCTCATCTGGGAGCAGATTGCTCTTCTCCACACCGGATCCCTCGAAGACCGCTCCGATGCTGCCGCTTCCCTCGTTTCTCTTGCCCGCGACAACGATCGCTACACCAAGCTTATCATCGAGGAAGGAGGCGTTGGCCCTCTCCTTAAGCTCCTCAAGGAAGGCAAGCCCGAGGGCCAAGAGAACGCTGCTCGTGCTTTAGGCTTGCTCGGTCGTGACCCCGAGAGCGTCGAGCATATGATCCACGGCGGCGCCTGCTCCGTCTTCGGAAAAGTCCTCAAGGAAGGCCCCATGAAGGTCCAGGCCGTCGTCGCCTGGGCCACCTCCGAGCTCGTCTCCAATCACCCCAAGTGCCAAGACATGTTCGCTCAGCACAACGCCATTCGCCTTCTCGTTGGTCACTTGGCCTTCGAAACCGTCCAAGAGCACAGCAAGTACGCCATTGTCAACAACAAGGCTACTTCCATTCACCACGCTCTCGTTCTCGCCAAGGAGAACCCTCTTTCCAAGGCTGTCGACGACGATCACACCTCTATTCCCCATCCCACTGGGAAGCAAATGCCCAATCAGATGCACAGTGTCGTCGTCAACTCCATGGCCAACCCTCCCAAGAAGTCCACCACGCTCCACAGTAAAGCTGCTGGTGCTGTTGTTAAGCCCCCTTGCAATCTACACCAACACCAGAATTCCACTTCCAAGACCCGAGAGCTGGAAGACTCTGCCACCAAGTCTCAGATGAAGGCCATGGCCGCTAGGGCGCTCTGGAAGCTGGCCAAAGGCAACTCCACCATCTGCAAAAGCATCACCGAGTCTAGAGCTCTCCTTTGCTTCGCTGTTCTCATTGACAAGGGCAATGAAGAGGTCAGATACAACTCAGCTATGGCCTTGATGGAGATCACGGCTGTTGCAGAGCAGGACGCCGACCTCAGACGCTCCGCATTCAAGCCTAATTCCCCTGCCTGCAAGGCTGTGGTTGATCAGGTGCTCAAAATCATTGAGATTGCGGATTCTGAGCTACTCATCCCGTGCATGAGAACCATAGGGAACCTTGCAAGAACTTTCAGAGCAACAGAGTCAAGGATGATTGGGCCTTTGGTGAAGCTCCTGGATGAAAGAGAGCCTGAAGTGACAGGGGAAGCAGCGGTTGCCCTCACAAAATTCGCCTGCACTGAGAATTACTTGCACAAAGATCACTCGAGGAGTATTATAGAAGCTGGAGGAGGGAAACATCTGGTTCAGTTGGCCTACTTTGGAGAGAGTGGTGTTCAGATTCCGGCATTAGAGCTCCTATGTTACATAGCACTTAATGTACCGGACAGTGAGCAGCTGGCGAAGGACGAGGTTCTGGCAGTGTTGGAGTGGGCTTCGAAACAGTCTTGGGTGACACAGCTGGAGAGCTTAGAAGCTCTGTTGCAGGAGGCTAAGGGGAGACTGGACCTGTACCAGTCAAAAGGATCAAGGGGTTTCAATTTCAATTGA
- the LOC106406018 gene encoding protein ANTHESIS POMOTING FACTOR 1-like isoform X2, whose product MIGGQAEREERVALEISEELVRSMEPGAVFRDYNCRISSIDFNKNSSYMVTASDDDSIRLYDVATATCLKTINSKKYGVDLVCFTSHPTTVIYSSRNGWDDSLRLLSLHDNKYLRYFKGHHDRVVSLSLCSAGESFISGSLDRTVLLWDQRVEKCQGLLRVQGRPAAAYDDQGLVFAIAFGGFIRLFDSRMYHKGPFEIFSVGGDLSEANVVKFSNDGRRMLLTTMGGHIHVLDSFRGTLLSTYSVKPVAEESTLDATFSPEGMHVVSGSGDGSTHAWSVRSGKQVQSWMGGHGSEAPPVIKWAPGSPMFVTGSSELAFVIPDLSKLSAYANRK is encoded by the exons ATGATTG GGGGGCAAGCGGAGAGAGAGGAACGAGTAGCGTTGGAAATAAGTGAAGAATTAGTAAGGAGCATGGAACCTGGCGCTGTTTTCAGAGACTAT AATTGCAGGATCAGCTCGATTGACTTTAACAAAAATTCGAGTTATATGGTGACGGCAAGCGACGATGACTCCATTCGTCTCTACGATGTTGCTACCGCTAC ATGCCTGAAGACGATTAACAGCAAAAAGTATGGGGTTGATCTTGTTTGCTTCACTTCACATCCTACCACTGTCATCTACTCTTCCCGTAACGGCTGGGACG ACTCTCTGCGCCTTCTCTCTTTGCACGATAACAAGTATTTGCGCTACTTCAAAGGACATCACGACAG AGTTGTCTCGCTTAGCTTGTGTTCTGCTGGTGAATCCTTCATCTCCGGTTCTCTTGATCGAACTGTTTTGCTTTGGGATCAAAGGGTCGAGAAATGCCAG GGTCTCTTACGTGTCCAAGGAAGGCCTGCTGCAGCTTATGATGATCAAGGTTTAGTCTTTGCTATTGCCTTTGGTGGCTTCATAAGATTGTTTGATTCCCGTATGTACCATAAG GGGccttttgaaatattttccgtTGGTGGTGATCTTTCTGAGGCAAACGTTGTCAAATTTAGTAATGATGGAAGGCGCATGCTGCTTACCACCATGGGCGGCCATATTCATGTGCTTGATTCTTTTCGTGGAACACTC CTATCCACATATAGTGTGAAACCAGTGGCTGAAGAATCTACTTTGGATGCAACCTTCAGTCCTGAAGGGATGCATGTTGTTTCAG GTTCAGGAGATGGTAGTACCCATGCATGGAGTGTGAGGAGCGGAAAACAG GTTCAGAGTTGGATGGGTGGTCATGGGAGTGAAGCTCCTCCAGTAATAAAATGGGCTCCAGGAAGTCCCATGTTTGTCACAGGCTCATCCGAGCTTGCTTTTGTTATCCCTGACTTATCTAAATTGTCAGCTTATGCCAATCGGAAATAG
- the LOC106406018 gene encoding protein ANTHESIS POMOTING FACTOR 1-like isoform X1, whose product MIGGGQAEREERVALEISEELVRSMEPGAVFRDYNCRISSIDFNKNSSYMVTASDDDSIRLYDVATATCLKTINSKKYGVDLVCFTSHPTTVIYSSRNGWDDSLRLLSLHDNKYLRYFKGHHDRVVSLSLCSAGESFISGSLDRTVLLWDQRVEKCQGLLRVQGRPAAAYDDQGLVFAIAFGGFIRLFDSRMYHKGPFEIFSVGGDLSEANVVKFSNDGRRMLLTTMGGHIHVLDSFRGTLLSTYSVKPVAEESTLDATFSPEGMHVVSGSGDGSTHAWSVRSGKQVQSWMGGHGSEAPPVIKWAPGSPMFVTGSSELAFVIPDLSKLSAYANRK is encoded by the exons ATGATTG GAGGGGGGCAAGCGGAGAGAGAGGAACGAGTAGCGTTGGAAATAAGTGAAGAATTAGTAAGGAGCATGGAACCTGGCGCTGTTTTCAGAGACTAT AATTGCAGGATCAGCTCGATTGACTTTAACAAAAATTCGAGTTATATGGTGACGGCAAGCGACGATGACTCCATTCGTCTCTACGATGTTGCTACCGCTAC ATGCCTGAAGACGATTAACAGCAAAAAGTATGGGGTTGATCTTGTTTGCTTCACTTCACATCCTACCACTGTCATCTACTCTTCCCGTAACGGCTGGGACG ACTCTCTGCGCCTTCTCTCTTTGCACGATAACAAGTATTTGCGCTACTTCAAAGGACATCACGACAG AGTTGTCTCGCTTAGCTTGTGTTCTGCTGGTGAATCCTTCATCTCCGGTTCTCTTGATCGAACTGTTTTGCTTTGGGATCAAAGGGTCGAGAAATGCCAG GGTCTCTTACGTGTCCAAGGAAGGCCTGCTGCAGCTTATGATGATCAAGGTTTAGTCTTTGCTATTGCCTTTGGTGGCTTCATAAGATTGTTTGATTCCCGTATGTACCATAAG GGGccttttgaaatattttccgtTGGTGGTGATCTTTCTGAGGCAAACGTTGTCAAATTTAGTAATGATGGAAGGCGCATGCTGCTTACCACCATGGGCGGCCATATTCATGTGCTTGATTCTTTTCGTGGAACACTC CTATCCACATATAGTGTGAAACCAGTGGCTGAAGAATCTACTTTGGATGCAACCTTCAGTCCTGAAGGGATGCATGTTGTTTCAG GTTCAGGAGATGGTAGTACCCATGCATGGAGTGTGAGGAGCGGAAAACAG GTTCAGAGTTGGATGGGTGGTCATGGGAGTGAAGCTCCTCCAGTAATAAAATGGGCTCCAGGAAGTCCCATGTTTGTCACAGGCTCATCCGAGCTTGCTTTTGTTATCCCTGACTTATCTAAATTGTCAGCTTATGCCAATCGGAAATAG
- the LOC125606639 gene encoding dehydrin Rab18-like codes for MASYQNRPGAQATDEYGNPIQQLDEYGNPIGGGGYGTAGGGLGATGGGGYGTAGGGYGGGATGGTYGTGGEGYGTGTGALGAGAGGRHHGQQQLHEESGGGRGLGGMLHRSGSGSSSSSEDDGQGGRRKKKGITDKIKEKLPGHHDQSSGQSQGMGMGTTTGYDAGGYGGERHEKKGMMEKIKEKLPGGGGHH; via the exons atggcttCTTACCAGAACCGACCAGGAGCTCAGGCTACTGATGAGTACGGAAACCCCATCCAGCAGTTGGACGAGTATGGAAACCCGATTGGCGGTGGAGGATACGGGACAGCTGGTGGTGGCCTTGGAGCGACCGGAGGAGGAGGTTATGGGACTGCAGGTGGAGGATACGGCGGAGGTGCCACCGGTGGGACTTACGGGACAGGTGGCGAAGGATACGGGACAGGAACTGGAGCCTTGGGAGCAGGCGCAGGTGGAAGGCACCACGGCCAACAGCAACTCCATGAGGAAAGTGGTGGTGGGAGGGGCTTGGGAGGAATGCTTCACCGCTCTGGATCCGGATCTAGCTCTAGCTCG GAGGATGATGGGCAAGGtgggaggaggaagaagaagggaatAACTGATAAGATTAAGGAAAAGTTGCCAGGCCATCATGATCAGTCTTCTGGTCAATCTCAAGGGATGGGAATGGGAACTACCACTGGTTATGATGCTGGAGGCTACGGTGGTGAGCGCCACGAGAAGAAGGGGATGATGGAAAAGATCAAGGAAAAGCTTCCCGGTGGTGGTGGTCATCATTAA
- the LOC125606641 gene encoding folate transporter 1, chloroplastic-like isoform X1 gives MVAPSWQWENATAGAVAGFATVAAMHPLDVVRTRFQVNDGRGFPTYKNTAHALFTIARLEGLRGLYAGFFPAVIGSTLSWSLYFFFYGRAKERYARSRDDEKLTPPLHLASAAESGALVCLCTNPIWLVKTRLQLQTPLHQTPPYSGLLDAFRTIMKEEGPRALYKGIVPGLVLQVSHGAIQFTAYEELRKVIVDMKEKRRNSESTPDNLLNSADYAALGGSSKVAAVLLTYPFQVIRARLQQRPSTNGIPRYIDSLHVIRETARFEGLRGFYRGLTANLLKNVPASSITFIVYENVLKLLKQPPPTR, from the exons ATGGTGGCGCCATCATGGCAGTGGGAAAATGCCACAGCGGGGGCAGTCGCAGGATTCGCAACAGTAGCTGCTATGCACCCTCTTGATGTTGTCCGTACTAGATTCCAAG TGAACGACGGTAGAGGGTTCCCGACGTACAAGAACACAGCTCACGCTCTCTTCACCATTGCCCGTCTCGAG GGTCTGAGAGGCCTTTATGCAGGTTTCTTCCCTGCTGTAATCGGTTCCACTCTCTCATGGAGCTTATACTTCTTCTT TTATGGAAGAGCGAAAGAGAGATACGCTAGAAGCAGGGACGATGAGAAACTCACCCCTCCCCTTCACCTTGCTTCTGCCGCTGAATCTGGAGCCTTG GTCTGTTTATGCACGAATCCTATTTGGCTTGTCAAGACAAGGTTACAGCTTCAGACACCTCTTCATCAAACCCCACCCTACTCCGGCCTGTTAG ATGCCTTTAGAACCATAATGAAAGAGGAAGGACCCAGGGCGCTCTACAAGGGTATTGTCCCTGGCCTTGTACTG CAGGTTTCTCATGGTGCTATTCAGTTCACAGCGTATGAGGAACTCCGTAAAGTCATCGTCGAtatgaaagagaagagaagaaattCCGAATCCACACCTGATAATTTATTG AACTCGGCGGATTATGCTGCACTGGGAGGCTCCTCCAAAGTCGCAGCAGTTCTTCTTACATATCCTTTTCAAGTTATTAGAGCACGATTACAG CAAAGACCTAGTACTAACGGAATCCCAAGATATATAGACAGCTTACATGTCATCAGAGAAACCGCGAG ATTCGAGGGTCTCAGAGGTTTCTACAGGGGACTAACAGCTAATCTATTGAAAAATGTGCCTGCTTCTTCCATCACGTTCATCGTCTACGAAAACGTTCTGAAATTGCTTAAACAACCTCCTCCAACGAGATAG
- the LOC125606641 gene encoding folate transporter 1, chloroplastic-like isoform X2, producing the protein MVAPSWQWENATAGAVAGFATVAAMHPLDVVRTRFQVNDGRGFPTYKNTAHALFTIARLEGLRGLYAGFFPAVIGSTLSWSLYFFFYGRAKERYARSRDDEKLTPPLHLASAAESGALVCLCTNPIWLVKTRLQLQTPLHQTPPYSGLLDAFRTIMKEEGPRALYKGIVPGLVLVSHGAIQFTAYEELRKVIVDMKEKRRNSESTPDNLLNSADYAALGGSSKVAAVLLTYPFQVIRARLQQRPSTNGIPRYIDSLHVIRETARFEGLRGFYRGLTANLLKNVPASSITFIVYENVLKLLKQPPPTR; encoded by the exons ATGGTGGCGCCATCATGGCAGTGGGAAAATGCCACAGCGGGGGCAGTCGCAGGATTCGCAACAGTAGCTGCTATGCACCCTCTTGATGTTGTCCGTACTAGATTCCAAG TGAACGACGGTAGAGGGTTCCCGACGTACAAGAACACAGCTCACGCTCTCTTCACCATTGCCCGTCTCGAG GGTCTGAGAGGCCTTTATGCAGGTTTCTTCCCTGCTGTAATCGGTTCCACTCTCTCATGGAGCTTATACTTCTTCTT TTATGGAAGAGCGAAAGAGAGATACGCTAGAAGCAGGGACGATGAGAAACTCACCCCTCCCCTTCACCTTGCTTCTGCCGCTGAATCTGGAGCCTTG GTCTGTTTATGCACGAATCCTATTTGGCTTGTCAAGACAAGGTTACAGCTTCAGACACCTCTTCATCAAACCCCACCCTACTCCGGCCTGTTAG ATGCCTTTAGAACCATAATGAAAGAGGAAGGACCCAGGGCGCTCTACAAGGGTATTGTCCCTGGCCTTGTACTG GTTTCTCATGGTGCTATTCAGTTCACAGCGTATGAGGAACTCCGTAAAGTCATCGTCGAtatgaaagagaagagaagaaattCCGAATCCACACCTGATAATTTATTG AACTCGGCGGATTATGCTGCACTGGGAGGCTCCTCCAAAGTCGCAGCAGTTCTTCTTACATATCCTTTTCAAGTTATTAGAGCACGATTACAG CAAAGACCTAGTACTAACGGAATCCCAAGATATATAGACAGCTTACATGTCATCAGAGAAACCGCGAG ATTCGAGGGTCTCAGAGGTTTCTACAGGGGACTAACAGCTAATCTATTGAAAAATGTGCCTGCTTCTTCCATCACGTTCATCGTCTACGAAAACGTTCTGAAATTGCTTAAACAACCTCCTCCAACGAGATAG